The DNA window GCGGGGCGAAGTATTCCGGAAAGATCGACACGATGTCGACGCGCATGCGGTGGCTCCTAGAGGTCGAGCAAACCGCTGGGCGGGTCGACGACGACGCGACCGCCGGCGAGATCCACCTCGGGCACGATCGCCTTGACGAACGGGATGAGCGCGGTGCGCCCCTCGGGACGCCGTACCACCAGCAGGTCGGAGGCGGGAGCGTGCTCGATGCGATCCACCTCGCCCAGCCGCTCCCCGCCGGGGGTGACCACGGCGAGCCCGACCAACTGGTGGTCGTGGAACTCCTCCGGGTCCTCGGGCGCGTCGACGTCGGCGCTGTCCACGCCGACGAGCGTGTTGCGCAGCGCCTCGGCGACGTCGCGACCCGGCACGCCGGCGAACGCGACCAGCAGCCGGCCCTGGTGCCAACGCGCCGACTCCACGGTCAGCGCCGGCGGCACCCGCCAGGCGCCGGGCTCGGTCGGGACCACCCCCGGTTCGGTGACCAGCACCGAACCGGGGGCGAACCGTGCTTCGGGCTCATCGGTGCGCACCTCCACGGTGACCTCACCGCGGATGCCGTGCGGCTTGCCGATCCGGCCGACGACGAGAAGCATCAGTACGAGTCGACGATGTCGACGCGTACCCCACGTCCGCCGATGGAGCCGATCACCTGGCGCAGCGCCTTGGCGGTCCGGCCGGACCGCCCGATCACCGTGCCGAGGTCCTCCGGGTGCACGCGGACCTCGAGCCGCTTGCCCCGGCGGGAATCGACCATCCGCACCCGGACGTCGTCCGGGTGGTCGACGATTCCCTTGACCAGGTGCTCCAGGGCGGGACGCAGCGCCATGTCAGGCCTGCTCACCGGACTCGGCGCCGGTCTGCGCCTCGGCCTTGGGCTCCTCCGCCTTCGGCGCCTCGGCCTCGGCCTTCGGGGCCTCCGCCTTGGCGGCCTTCTTGGCCGGCTTGGCGGGAGTGTCCGCCACGCCCGCGGCGGCCTTCGCCTCGGCCTCGTAGGCCGCCTTGCGGTCGGCCCGCTCCGGGGCGACCTTCAGCGGCGGCGGGGCGGGGAGGCCCTTGAACTTCTGCCAGTCACCGGTCAACTCGAGCAGACGCTGCACGGCCTCGCTCGGCTGCGCGCCGACGGACAGCCAGTACTGGACCCGCTCCGACTTGACCTCGATCACCGAAGGGTCTTCCTTCGGCTGGTACACACCGACGAACTCGATCGCGCGACCGTCACGCTTGGTGCGCGAGTCGGCGATGACGATGCGGTACTGCGGGTTGCGGATCTTGCCCATCCGCAGGAGCCGGATCTTTACGGCCACAGTTGTTTCGCTCCTGTTGCGATCTCACCGGCCCGTCCGGGCGGTGTGGCGGGTGAGCGCCGACCGGCACAGTGGGGTTGGGCCGGAGACTGCTCGGTGAACTGGCGACGCGCCCGGGTTAGAGGGCGCCGGGCGCGTGCCGGATACCAGCGGTCCATTCTGCCAGATCGGGACCGGAACTCCGACACCGGACCCGCACCGCACCCCGCGGTCCGCCCGGAAGGTGACGGACGACACCGGTCACCGGACCGGTGGCCGGTCCCACCCCTGCGGCAATTCGTCCGGTACATCCCATTCCGGCGGCGGGGTGAAGTCCCGCCACGTCCCGTCGAACGGGAACGCGCCCGCCTCGGCGAGCCGGATCACCCGCTCCCCCTCGGCGCGTACCGCCCTGGAGTCGGTCACCCAGTAGTGCTCCGGGAAGGCGAGCCGCTCGGCGAACTCGTCCTCGTCCTTCCACTCCCAGGTCAGGTCCGGGTGGACCACCACGTCGAGATCCTGGTCGACGATGTCGACCCCGGCCACCGCGCCGTCGTCCCACCGGACGCCGGGCTCCTCCAGGTTCACGTACCAGTTCTGGAACCGGCCCTCCTCGTCGGAGAACCACCACACGGAGTGGGCGGCGCCGGTGGGGAGGAACTTCAGCACCGGCGGCCCGTTCCAGGTGCCGCGCCTCACCGCGTACGACGAGGTGATCCACTCGGCGAACGGCACCGCCCGCATGCCGAGCCCGGCGGCGTTCACCTCGTGTCCCACCGGCGCGTTCCGGGCCACCCAGAGCAGCAGCCCGCGCTCGTCGTCGCAGACCACACGGGCCGACCGGACCCACCCGATG is part of the Micromonospora sp. WMMD980 genome and encodes:
- the rimM gene encoding ribosome maturation factor RimM (Essential for efficient processing of 16S rRNA) — encoded protein: MLLVVGRIGKPHGIRGEVTVEVRTDEPEARFAPGSVLVTEPGVVPTEPGAWRVPPALTVESARWHQGRLLVAFAGVPGRDVAEALRNTLVGVDSADVDAPEDPEEFHDHQLVGLAVVTPGGERLGEVDRIEHAPASDLLVVRRPEGRTALIPFVKAIVPEVDLAGGRVVVDPPSGLLDL
- a CDS encoding RNA-binding protein, with product MALRPALEHLVKGIVDHPDDVRVRMVDSRRGKRLEVRVHPEDLGTVIGRSGRTAKALRQVIGSIGGRGVRVDIVDSY
- the rpsP gene encoding 30S ribosomal protein S16; amino-acid sequence: MAVKIRLLRMGKIRNPQYRIVIADSRTKRDGRAIEFVGVYQPKEDPSVIEVKSERVQYWLSVGAQPSEAVQRLLELTGDWQKFKGLPAPPPLKVAPERADRKAAYEAEAKAAAGVADTPAKPAKKAAKAEAPKAEAEAPKAEEPKAEAQTGAESGEQA
- a CDS encoding DUF402 domain-containing protein, with protein sequence MTFEPGRLVLHRNVRHGRIGWVRSARVVCDDERGLLLWVARNAPVGHEVNAAGLGMRAVPFAEWITSSYAVRRGTWNGPPVLKFLPTGAAHSVWWFSDEEGRFQNWYVNLEEPGVRWDDGAVAGVDIVDQDLDVVVHPDLTWEWKDEDEFAERLAFPEHYWVTDSRAVRAEGERVIRLAEAGAFPFDGTWRDFTPPPEWDVPDELPQGWDRPPVR